The genomic region ACAGCGGCAGGGCGGTCGTCCGAGAAGCCGACAGGGCTCTCGGCGGGACCGTGGAGGACATGCGCGCGTTCCTCGAAACCGGTTACCAGAAGGCTCAGTTCGAGGATGACCAGGTTGCCATCGCCCGGATTCTCAACGGGGCGACGGAGAATGGCGACAAGGCGGTCATCAAGAGGTGCAACGAGGCTCTTGATGCCGGAACTCCCGAAGCGGCGCGAGCCTTCCGGGAAACCGGGTACCGGCTCGCCCAGGCCGAGGACGACGCCGTCTACATCGTTCACATGCTCACGGACCCGAACATCAGCGACGCTCTGCGCGCTGCCGTCAACAAGGTGCTCGACGACGGCTCCCCGGAGGCTCTGCGGTACTTCCGGCTGACCGGTCAGTACGAGGTGAACGGCTAAGACGTGTCCGGCCGATCATGTTGCTGGTCAGGGTGCGAGCATGTCCAGGACGAGCGTGAGCGACGAGCCCGGCAGCATGGTCGGCCTGTGGGTCGAGCTGTGGGGAACCGATCACTGGATGCGTCCGGGGTCTGTCCGGCGGAAGGTTGCGAGCGCTCTGCCGTCAGACGGTGAAATCAGCCACCCTAACGGCGTAATGCCATACAGATGCTGAAACAGTACATTAAGTCTTGTAACGAAGACGGTAAGTGACTGAGCTTGAGTTTGCCCATGTCCGAGCGCCCCACGCGGGTTTGCCCAGCAGCAGACTCTCGAAGAGGGGCCGACATGGCCGCTTCTGTTTCCCACCTCAAGGGCGTGACCAGCTGAGGGAATACGTAGCTGGTTGACGCCCGACGTCATATCAGCCACGGCCCGGTGGACAGTCCGGTAGACGGCCGTCTTCCTCTGCCCGGTCGCGACCGGCTCCGGGGTCGCCGGTATCCCTCAACGTGCCTGCGTCCAGCGCGACTTCCTTCGCGCGGTTGGCGAGCCGGCACACCACCACCCCGGGCGCAACGGCGCCGAAAGGCATGGCGCACACGCCGCTGCCACCACACCACCCCACCTCACACCAGGAGTTGAACCATGAGTGGATGCGGCTGCAGGCAGTCCCCGATCGTCATCGGCGGCTGTCAGCCCACTGAAGCGGCCTGTCGCCCCGTCGGCGTCCTCTGTCCCGGCTCCGAGCCGTGCCAGCGCTGCGAGACGACCCCGCTGCGCGATTCCGCACCGTACCGGGTCGCAGCGACCGCCGACAGCACCGACCCGACGCCCTACTACACCATCGCCAACACCCATGCCGCACTGGACCCTGTCGTCGCTCAGACCATCCTGAACTGCGGTACGGGCACGTTCCCGGCTGACGACGGCACACACAACGGCCAGCACACCTGGCTCGCCGGCGTCGTGCACATCGACCCCGCGTCACTGCGTGGCAACCCCACCAGCCTCACGATCAGTGCCTCGGTCCATGTCCACAACGACGGCCCGAACGCGGCCTGCCAGCTCTACGGTCGCTTCGCCCTGTGGAACGGCACGACCCCGATCCGCACCGATCTCCTGGGCCCACCCGATCTGCCGGCGGGTGGTGACGACAACGGCGTCATCCCACCGACCACCGTGTCCCTCGCGGATGTCCTCGCGGGAAAGATCGTCGTCGAGCTCAACCTCGAAACAGGCAACGACGACACCTGCCGGGTCGGCCCCAAGCAGTGGACCGTCGACAGCCTCGTCCTCACCGTCCAGGCATCCGCCCCGGGCTGCGGCAGGCCGTTCCTCCGTACCACCTGTCGCAACTGCGACGGCGTGGTCACATGCACGACCGACACCCTCGACGGCGCAGCCCCCTACGCCCCGGTCCCGCCGGTCATCCCGGTCTCCACATGCCAGGACGGATGCTCCACCCCCCGGCCCCCGTGCATCTCCACCGACCTGGGCAACGCCATCACCCGGGGCAGCGACGGGTGTCTGTACGCGCCCGACACGCCCGCTCTGGACCCGTCCCCGTGCAACGCCGCGCGGAACACGGCCGGCGGGCTACTCGTACCGCGGGTCGACCTGATGGGCATCGCACCGGGCGGCAACACCAGCCTCGAACGGTCGGTGGACATCGACATCGCCGAAATGCCCGGCTGCCCCGAAGAGTGGAGGATCGGCGCCCGCCTCACGCCGGTGAGCGGGTTCCTCAACGCCGAGCGGCAGCATGCCAACCTCCTGGCCAAGACCGGTACCGATGTGCCGATCCCCGAGTCCGACATCGTGCTCCCGGAAGCCGGGGTCTACCACATCGACAGTGATGTGCGGTACGCGCTCGGTACCGCCACCGGCGGCAGCGGCTACATCATCGGCTGGCTCAGGGACGAGACGACGGACACCCTCCTGACGAGCTTCACCCAGATCGCGGCGATCAACGCGGCAGGGCAGGAGGAGCAGGGCGGAACCACACACATCATGACCGAGTACACCGTCACGTCGGGCCCCCGGACGGTCCGCCTGCACCTGATGTTCGTCCTCACCGGCGGCAGGGTCACCGACGCCGAGGCCGGCGGTACCGACAGCAACGGGGCGACCCGGATGCGTTTCCTCAAAGTCAGGGATTGAAGAAGCCCGTTGACCGGATGCGAGGCGGACGTGCTGCGCGCCGCCCCGCGCCTGCTCGTGGTGCACATCGATCACCTGGAGGTCGCGGTCGAGTTGGCGGCGAGCGCCCCCTCACTGGGCAGGATCATCGCCATGGGGCATCGCGCCGAAGTCACCACCCACCAGGGGAAATTCGACTTCGCGCGCGACCGGCTCCTGGCGCGGGACCGGGGCGTGGCGCTGGACACGCTGGCGTCGGTCGTCGACCGGGGAAGGGTACTGCCGTCGCTCCCGCAGGTCCCCGACGGGTCTGCGGCCGACGCGCTCAGCGCACTGATCCACCTCGGACAGTACCGGCCTCCCCAAGGGCGCCATGTACACCGAGCGTCTGGTCAGGCAGTTCTGGGTCGACTTCGTACCCGGTCAAGGGGTTCGGCCCTCCACCGCGCTGAACTACCTGCCCCTGAGCTACATGATGGGCAGGGGCATGCTGTTCGGCACGCTCGCTATGGGGTGCCTCGTGATGCGGTGGGCGGCGGCGGGTAGTCGTCGACAGTCATGGAGTTGTAGAGGCGTGCGCTCTTGGTGGTGAGGCGGAGGAGGGCGCGGCTGGGTCCTGCGGGCAGGGCGGAGATCAAGCGGGCGCCCTGGGCCAGTCCCCGCACGCCGAGGCGTGAGGTGGGGATCAGGGTTTTGGCCGCACCGAGTGCTGCCGCGCGGCTGCCGTGCACGTGTTCCGCCATCGCGTGCTCGTAGGCGGGGAAGGCGCGCTTGTGATCGCCGCCTGCCCGCGCCAGTTCCCCGGCGAGGACGTAGGCTCCGACAACGGCCAGGCTGGTGCTGCCGCCGACCGCCGGACCTGGGCAATAGGCCGCATCGCCGACGAGCGTCACCCTCCCCCGCGACCAGGTGTCCATGCGAACCTGGGTGATCGAGTCGAAG from Streptomyces sp. NBC_01267 harbors:
- a CDS encoding ALF repeat-containing protein, producing MRPTRAALVVAVTALTPALLFTTPAFAAAPAATAVTATVRSDMPVDEMTEAELRAAIADILAKNSGRAVVREADRALGGTVEDMRAFLETGYQKAQFEDDQVAIARILNGATENGDKAVIKRCNEALDAGTPEAARAFRETGYRLAQAEDDAVYIVHMLTDPNISDALRAAVNKVLDDGSPEALRYFRLTGQYEVNG